One genomic region from Ornithinimicrobium flavum encodes:
- the proB gene encoding glutamate 5-kinase, which translates to MAEIPDRRLIREARRIVVKVGSSSLTRPGGGLDGFRLQALSNLLARKALAGTQVVLVSSGAIAAGMVPLGLSRRPKDLATQQAAASAGQGLLMTAYTRVFAMHGVQVGQVLLTADDMHRRSHYVNASRTLERLMELEVVPIVNENDTVATDEIRFGDNDRLAALVAHLVDADALVLLSDVDALYTGHPRDPGSRRIPLVAGADDVAGVDVSKAGSGVGTGGMATKVAAAHMAVLEGIPVLLTSADQAGAALGGEDVGTLFTPVGDKSSARRRWLAHATHAAGRVVLDDGAVEAVVQRQTSLLPVGVLRIEGRFAMGDTVDLVDQQGAVVARGLVGYDAEELRPLVGRRLDRGVRLRTGAPASRPVVRRDDLVVL; encoded by the coding sequence ATGGCTGAGATCCCCGACCGTCGCCTCATCAGGGAGGCCCGGCGGATCGTCGTCAAGGTGGGGTCCTCGTCGCTGACCAGACCCGGGGGCGGTCTGGACGGCTTCCGGCTCCAGGCCCTGTCCAACCTGCTGGCCCGCAAGGCGCTCGCCGGGACCCAGGTGGTCCTGGTGTCCTCCGGGGCCATCGCCGCGGGGATGGTCCCCCTGGGGCTGAGCCGGCGGCCCAAGGACCTGGCGACCCAGCAGGCCGCGGCCAGCGCCGGGCAGGGGCTGCTCATGACCGCCTACACGCGGGTCTTCGCGATGCACGGGGTGCAGGTCGGTCAGGTGCTGCTCACAGCCGACGACATGCACCGGCGCAGCCACTACGTCAACGCCTCCCGGACCCTCGAGCGGCTGATGGAGCTCGAGGTGGTGCCGATCGTCAACGAGAACGACACGGTCGCCACCGACGAGATCCGCTTCGGTGACAACGACCGGCTGGCGGCGCTCGTCGCCCACCTCGTGGACGCCGACGCCCTGGTCCTGCTCTCCGACGTGGACGCCCTCTACACCGGGCACCCGCGCGACCCCGGGAGCCGGCGGATCCCGCTGGTGGCCGGTGCCGACGACGTCGCCGGCGTGGACGTCTCCAAGGCCGGCTCCGGGGTCGGCACGGGAGGGATGGCCACGAAGGTCGCCGCGGCGCACATGGCCGTGCTGGAGGGCATCCCGGTGCTGCTGACCAGTGCCGACCAGGCCGGGGCCGCCCTCGGCGGGGAGGACGTCGGCACCCTCTTCACGCCGGTCGGCGACAAGAGCTCGGCCCGCCGCCGCTGGCTGGCGCACGCCACCCACGCCGCCGGCCGGGTCGTCCTCGACGACGGTGCGGTCGAGGCGGTGGTGCAGCGGCAGACCTCCCTGCTCCCCGTGGGGGTGCTGCGCATCGAGGGCCGCTTCGCCATGGGGGACACGGTCGACCTGGTCGACCAGCAGGGGGCGGTCGTCGCCCGCGGGCTCGTGGGCTACGACGCCGAGGAGCTGCGTCCGCTGGTCGGGCGCCGCCTGGACCGTGGCGTCCGGCTGCGCACCGGCGCCCCCGCGTCCCGACCGGTCGTCCGCCGCGACGACCTCGTCGTCCTGTGA
- a CDS encoding FAD-binding oxidoreductase: MTLLQTLSPLCEVVEAGPGDAVDGVAPALVARPRSTEETSALMRACHEAGAAVVVRGHGSKLRWGRPPERLDVVLDTTGLDALVEHSRGDLIATAGAGMPLARLRELLAEGGHQLVVDDLAADAGGSTLGGAVATNLAGPRRMWTGAIRDLVIGVRLVRADGTVAKAGGKVVKNVAGYDLSKLVTGSFGTLAVITEVTVRLHPLPEADRWVGTSVEPDRLAAVLEEVVHTQQVAHAVEARVRPGVSPAVVTLLSGTEAGATARAETLRARLADLGCEAQVHDVAPPWWGVLLHPGQRGGTEPPAGSRPVLLKVTARLSGIPELLAEVTRLEGTANGSAGAGVVYVSLPPDEQAGGKVEALRRAATRLGGSAVVLDAPPEVKDTLDTWGPVPAIDLMRRVKTEFDPTRVLAPGRFVGGL, encoded by the coding sequence ATGACGCTCCTGCAGACCCTCTCCCCGCTCTGCGAGGTCGTCGAGGCCGGGCCGGGCGACGCCGTCGACGGGGTCGCGCCGGCCCTCGTGGCCCGCCCCCGCTCGACCGAGGAGACCTCGGCCCTGATGCGCGCCTGCCACGAGGCCGGAGCAGCCGTCGTCGTGCGCGGTCACGGCTCCAAGCTCCGCTGGGGCCGGCCCCCCGAGCGGCTGGACGTCGTCCTCGACACCACCGGCCTGGACGCGCTGGTCGAGCACTCCCGGGGTGACCTCATCGCCACGGCCGGAGCCGGTATGCCGCTCGCCCGGCTGCGGGAGCTCCTCGCCGAGGGCGGGCACCAGCTGGTCGTCGACGACCTCGCCGCCGACGCCGGCGGGTCGACCCTCGGCGGTGCCGTCGCCACCAACCTGGCGGGCCCACGACGGATGTGGACCGGTGCGATCCGCGACCTGGTCATCGGGGTCCGGCTGGTGCGCGCGGACGGCACCGTCGCCAAGGCCGGCGGCAAGGTCGTCAAGAACGTCGCCGGCTACGACCTGTCCAAGCTGGTCACCGGCTCCTTCGGCACGCTGGCGGTCATCACCGAGGTCACGGTGCGGCTGCACCCCCTCCCCGAGGCCGACCGGTGGGTCGGCACCTCGGTCGAGCCGGACCGGCTGGCGGCCGTGCTGGAGGAGGTCGTCCACACCCAGCAGGTGGCGCACGCCGTCGAGGCCCGGGTCCGCCCGGGGGTCTCGCCGGCGGTGGTCACCCTTCTCTCCGGCACCGAGGCCGGCGCCACGGCCCGGGCAGAGACGCTGCGCGCACGCCTGGCCGACCTCGGGTGCGAGGCCCAGGTCCACGACGTCGCCCCTCCCTGGTGGGGCGTCCTGCTGCACCCGGGTCAGCGGGGCGGCACCGAGCCGCCGGCCGGGTCCCGTCCGGTCCTGCTCAAGGTCACGGCGCGGCTGAGCGGCATACCCGAGCTCCTCGCCGAGGTGACGCGGCTGGAGGGCACGGCCAACGGCTCCGCCGGGGCCGGGGTCGTCTACGTCAGCCTCCCCCCGGACGAGCAGGCCGGCGGGAAGGTCGAGGCGCTGCGCCGGGCGGCGACGCGACTCGGCGGCTCGGCCGTCGTCCTGGACGCCCCGCCGGAGGTCAAGGACACGCTGGACACCTGGGGACCGGTGCCGGCGATCGACCTGATGCGTCGGGTCAAGACCGAGTTCGACCCCACCCGGGTGCTGGCGCCCGGCCGATTCGTCGGAGGACTGTGA
- a CDS encoding glutamate-5-semialdehyde dehydrogenase has product MTTTAIDPEVVEHVHAVARRARLAARELALLTRSRKDGALHALADAIDAATAEVVAANDEDQRRGRERGLPANLLDRLRLDEDRVHAVAEALRQVAGLPDPVGEVVRGSTLANGLQLRQVRVPMGVVGMIYEARPNVTVDAAGLALKSGNAVILRGGSAAASTNTTLVQVMRDALAAQGLDPEAINLLTEGGHDAGRALMTARGLVDLVIPRGGASLIRTVVTESTVPVIETGVGNVHVYVDAAADTEMAVRILTNSKTHRTSVCNAAESLLVHQDAAGRVLPAIMAELASAGVTVHGDRAMEEYAESAGAAHVAITEEDDDTEFLSLDLSARVVPDLDAAIAHIQEHTSGHTEAIVTSDRAAARRFTAEVDAAAVLVNASTRFTDGGEFGFGAEIGISTQKLHARGPMALPELTTTKWIVEGDGQIR; this is encoded by the coding sequence ATGACCACCACCGCGATCGACCCCGAGGTCGTCGAGCACGTCCACGCCGTCGCACGCAGGGCGCGGCTCGCCGCCCGCGAGCTCGCCCTGCTCACCCGGTCCCGCAAGGACGGGGCGCTGCACGCGCTGGCCGACGCGATCGACGCCGCCACGGCCGAGGTCGTCGCCGCGAACGACGAGGACCAGCGGCGCGGCCGGGAGCGGGGCCTGCCGGCCAACCTCCTGGACCGGTTGCGCCTGGACGAGGACCGCGTGCACGCGGTGGCCGAGGCGCTGCGCCAGGTGGCGGGCCTGCCCGACCCGGTCGGGGAGGTGGTGCGGGGCTCGACCCTGGCCAACGGCCTGCAGCTGCGGCAGGTGAGGGTGCCCATGGGCGTCGTAGGCATGATCTACGAGGCCCGGCCCAACGTCACCGTGGACGCCGCCGGGCTGGCTCTCAAGAGCGGCAACGCCGTCATCCTGCGCGGCGGCTCGGCCGCGGCCTCGACCAACACCACCCTCGTACAGGTCATGCGTGACGCCCTGGCGGCGCAGGGTCTGGACCCCGAGGCGATCAACCTGCTCACCGAGGGAGGGCACGACGCCGGCCGCGCCCTCATGACCGCCCGGGGTCTCGTGGACCTGGTCATCCCGCGCGGCGGGGCGAGCCTGATCCGGACGGTCGTGACCGAGTCCACCGTCCCGGTCATCGAGACCGGCGTCGGCAACGTCCACGTCTACGTGGACGCCGCTGCGGACACCGAGATGGCCGTGCGCATCCTCACCAACTCCAAGACCCACCGCACGTCGGTCTGCAACGCGGCCGAGTCGCTGCTGGTGCACCAGGACGCGGCCGGCCGGGTGCTGCCCGCCATCATGGCCGAGCTGGCCTCGGCGGGCGTCACCGTGCACGGGGACCGGGCGATGGAGGAGTATGCCGAGTCCGCCGGGGCCGCGCACGTCGCCATCACCGAGGAGGACGACGACACCGAGTTCCTGTCCCTGGACCTCTCGGCCCGGGTCGTGCCCGACCTGGACGCCGCGATCGCCCACATCCAGGAGCACACCAGCGGCCACACGGAGGCCATCGTGACCTCGGACCGGGCAGCCGCGCGCCGGTTCACCGCCGAGGTGGACGCGGCGGCGGTGCTCGTCAACGCCTCCACCCGGTTCACCGACGGCGGCGAGTTCGGATTCGGGGCCGAGATCGGAATCTCCACCCAGAAGCTGCACGCGCGCGGGCCGATGGCGCTGCCGGAGCTGACGACGACCAAGTGGATCGTGGAGGGCGACGGCCAGATCCGGTGA
- a CDS encoding FAD-linked oxidase C-terminal domain-containing protein, translating to MATEPEVGSEVRGLAPEGEAESTAQGDPAATDPAGRDRGTARDVLEALRGSVPDHLLLTDPTQLATYECDGLAAYRVTPALVVLADTAEHVTATVRACAEHRVPFVARGSGTGLSGGALPHAEGVLVVTSRLRTLHEVRRADQRAVVDPGVINLQVSKAANPQGYYFAPDPSSQQICSIGGNVAENSGGAHCLKYGFTSGHVLALDLVTPTGEQVSIGTEAPDAPGYDLVGAFVGSEGTLGVATRAVVRLTRLPEEVRTVLAGFASTDQAGAATSAIIAAGIVPAAIEIMDALAIEAAEKAVSCGYPAGAGAVLVVELDGAAAEVGHEYAAVEQICRQEGCFEFRMATDAAERAEIWKGRKSAFAAVGRISPDYIVQDGVVPRTSLPAVLRRMGEISAEKGLRVANVFHAGDGNLHPLVLFDASEEGATERAEEVSGLILDLCIEHGGSITGEHGVGSDKARYMPRMFTDDDLDTMQMVRCAFDPDGIANPGKIYPTPRLCGERPRIRQGAHPLTGDGVEVF from the coding sequence ATGGCGACGGAACCCGAGGTGGGCTCGGAGGTGCGCGGGCTGGCACCCGAGGGTGAGGCCGAGAGCACGGCGCAGGGGGATCCGGCGGCCACCGACCCTGCGGGGCGGGACCGGGGCACCGCCCGGGACGTGCTGGAGGCGCTGCGCGGCAGCGTGCCGGACCACCTCCTGCTGACCGACCCGACCCAGCTGGCGACCTACGAGTGCGACGGGCTGGCCGCCTACCGCGTCACCCCCGCCCTGGTGGTGCTCGCCGACACGGCGGAGCACGTCACCGCCACCGTCCGGGCCTGTGCCGAGCACCGGGTCCCCTTCGTGGCCCGGGGGTCGGGCACCGGCCTGTCCGGCGGTGCGCTCCCCCACGCCGAGGGGGTGCTCGTCGTCACCAGCCGGCTGCGCACGCTGCACGAGGTGCGCCGCGCCGACCAGCGTGCCGTCGTCGACCCGGGCGTGATCAACCTGCAGGTGAGCAAGGCCGCCAACCCGCAGGGGTACTACTTCGCCCCCGACCCGAGCAGCCAGCAGATCTGCTCCATCGGCGGCAACGTGGCGGAGAACTCCGGCGGAGCGCACTGCCTCAAGTACGGCTTCACCTCCGGGCACGTCCTGGCCCTGGACCTGGTCACCCCGACCGGTGAGCAGGTGAGCATCGGCACGGAGGCGCCGGACGCCCCCGGCTACGACCTCGTCGGGGCCTTCGTGGGCTCGGAGGGCACGCTGGGGGTCGCGACCCGCGCCGTCGTGCGCCTCACCCGGCTCCCGGAGGAGGTCCGGACCGTGCTCGCCGGCTTCGCCAGCACCGATCAGGCGGGGGCGGCGACCTCGGCCATCATCGCCGCGGGGATCGTCCCGGCGGCGATCGAGATCATGGACGCGCTGGCGATCGAGGCCGCGGAGAAGGCGGTGTCCTGCGGCTACCCGGCGGGCGCCGGGGCCGTCCTGGTCGTGGAGCTGGACGGGGCCGCCGCGGAGGTCGGGCACGAGTACGCCGCCGTCGAGCAGATCTGCCGGCAGGAGGGGTGCTTCGAGTTCCGGATGGCCACCGACGCGGCCGAGCGGGCGGAGATCTGGAAGGGGCGCAAGTCCGCCTTCGCCGCCGTGGGCCGCATCTCCCCCGACTACATCGTCCAGGACGGGGTGGTCCCCCGGACCTCGCTGCCGGCGGTGCTCCGCCGGATGGGCGAGATCAGCGCCGAGAAGGGCTTGCGCGTCGCCAACGTCTTCCACGCCGGTGACGGCAACCTGCACCCGCTGGTCCTCTTCGACGCCTCCGAGGAGGGGGCGACCGAGCGCGCGGAGGAGGTCTCCGGCCTGATCCTCGACCTGTGCATCGAGCACGGGGGGTCGATCACCGGAGAGCACGGGGTGGGCTCGGACAAGGCTCGTTACATGCCGCGGATGTTCACCGACGACGACCTGGACACCATGCAGATGGTGCGGTGCGCCTTCGACCCCGACGGCATCGCCAACCCGGGCAAGATCTACCCCACCCCGCGGCTGTGCGGCGAGCGACCACGCATCCGGCAGGGCGCCCACCCGCTGACCGGCGACGGCGTGGAGGTCTTCTGA
- the rsfS gene encoding ribosome silencing factor, with translation MTATQRATELAQAAGAAAQDKLAEEVLGLDVSDQLALTDVFVIASAPSERQVDSIVEAVEERLSRLGAKPLRREGQKEGRWVLLDFGDIVVHVLHSEDREFYGLERLWKDCPVVVMPESRPAAEA, from the coding sequence GTGACAGCCACGCAACGCGCGACCGAGCTCGCCCAGGCGGCCGGGGCCGCGGCCCAGGACAAGCTCGCCGAGGAGGTCCTCGGCCTGGACGTGTCGGACCAGCTGGCGCTGACCGACGTCTTCGTCATCGCCTCGGCGCCCTCCGAGCGCCAGGTGGACAGCATCGTGGAGGCCGTCGAGGAGCGGCTGTCGCGCCTCGGCGCCAAGCCGCTGCGCCGGGAGGGCCAGAAGGAGGGCCGCTGGGTCCTGCTCGACTTCGGCGACATCGTGGTGCACGTGCTGCACAGCGAGGACCGGGAGTTCTACGGCCTCGAGCGGTTGTGGAAGGACTGCCCGGTGGTCGTCATGCCGGAGTCCCGCCCGGCTGCGGAGGCCTGA
- the nadD gene encoding nicotinate-nucleotide adenylyltransferase, with translation MRLGVMGGTFDPIHHGHLVAASEAAHLLGLDEVVFVPTGQPYRKDVSRVTPAEHRYLMTVIATASNPRFQVSRVDIERDGPTYTLDTLRDLHRQRPDDELYFITGADALAQILSWKGVDELFELAHFVGVTRPGHELSGEGLPKDRVTLLEVPAMAISSTDCRERTSDGEPVWYLVPDGVVQYIAKHHLYRED, from the coding sequence ATGCGTCTGGGGGTGATGGGTGGGACCTTCGACCCCATCCACCACGGCCACCTGGTCGCCGCCAGCGAGGCGGCGCACCTGCTGGGCCTGGACGAGGTCGTCTTCGTGCCGACCGGACAGCCCTACCGCAAGGACGTCAGCCGCGTCACGCCGGCCGAGCACCGCTACCTCATGACCGTCATCGCGACCGCCTCCAACCCGCGGTTCCAGGTGAGCCGGGTCGATATCGAGCGGGACGGGCCGACCTACACGCTGGACACCCTGCGCGACCTGCACCGGCAGCGCCCGGACGACGAGCTCTACTTCATCACGGGGGCCGACGCCCTGGCCCAGATCCTGTCCTGGAAGGGCGTGGACGAGCTCTTCGAGCTGGCTCACTTCGTCGGCGTGACCCGACCGGGCCACGAGCTCTCGGGGGAGGGCCTGCCCAAGGACCGCGTGACGCTGCTGGAGGTCCCGGCCATGGCGATCAGCTCCACGGACTGCCGGGAGCGGACCTCCGACGGTGAGCCGGTGTGGTACCTCGTGCCCGACGGGGTCGTCCAGTACATCGCCAAGCACCATCTCTACCGTGAGGACTGA
- a CDS encoding L-lactate permease, protein MDNLAVLSLLAIAPIVVVGVLLAGFRWPAKYAMPVGYVVTVIIAMSVWKMNPTAVAAATIEGLVVAITLLYIVFGALLLLSTVIASGAMSTIRAGFNSISPDRRVQAIIIGWLFGSFIEGASGFGTPAAVVAPLMLALGFPAMAAVMVGLIIQSTPVSFGAVGTPMIVGVGNGLAGDPGVEAREAELGLTHMEYVAQIASQVSVIHAIAGLLIPLLISVFLTGFFGERRSFAEGLKIWPFAIYASVAMTVPYVAVAFLAGPEFPSLIGGLIGLALVMFTSSKGFLMPKEIFEFGPRASWEERWIGSVDADHLEDITRRKMGIKTAWAPYVIIAVLLLATRLIEPLTNALRADAPWVTIPVENILGTGISTNWQWIYSPGTVFIVTVLITYALHRMNGDQIRRTWTVAGKQILGTAVALLFALPLVRILIRSGPEFTESTLASMPVTLAEGAAAVAGANWPLLSPWIGALGAFVAGSNTVSNLTFSLFQFSTGTEIGVAQETVVATQAIGGAGGNPVAIHNIVAASATVGLLGREGDLIRKTALITAYYCLVAGGVGYLMIYGFTLTGIVYAVVVLALIVGVVLWMLNREKSLPPVGASSRG, encoded by the coding sequence GTGGACAACCTTGCAGTGCTGAGCCTCCTTGCGATCGCGCCCATCGTGGTCGTCGGTGTGCTCCTGGCAGGCTTCCGCTGGCCGGCCAAGTACGCCATGCCCGTCGGGTACGTCGTCACCGTGATCATCGCGATGAGCGTGTGGAAGATGAACCCGACCGCGGTCGCCGCCGCCACGATCGAGGGGCTGGTCGTCGCGATTACCCTGCTCTACATCGTCTTCGGCGCCCTGCTGCTCCTGTCGACCGTCATCGCCAGCGGTGCCATGAGCACCATCCGGGCCGGGTTCAACTCGATCTCGCCCGACCGGCGCGTCCAGGCGATCATCATCGGCTGGCTCTTCGGCTCTTTCATCGAGGGCGCCTCCGGCTTCGGCACCCCCGCCGCGGTGGTGGCCCCGCTCATGCTGGCGCTGGGCTTCCCGGCGATGGCCGCCGTCATGGTCGGCCTGATCATCCAGTCGACCCCGGTCTCCTTCGGGGCGGTGGGCACGCCGATGATCGTCGGCGTCGGCAACGGCCTGGCCGGGGACCCCGGTGTCGAGGCCAGGGAGGCCGAGCTCGGCCTGACCCACATGGAGTACGTCGCGCAGATCGCCAGCCAGGTCTCGGTCATCCACGCGATCGCCGGGCTGCTCATCCCGCTGCTCATCTCGGTCTTCCTCACCGGCTTCTTCGGGGAGCGCAGGAGCTTCGCCGAGGGCCTGAAGATCTGGCCCTTCGCGATCTACGCCTCGGTGGCGATGACGGTGCCCTACGTCGCCGTCGCCTTCCTCGCCGGCCCGGAGTTCCCCTCCCTCATCGGTGGTCTGATCGGCCTGGCGCTGGTGATGTTCACCTCCAGCAAGGGCTTCCTCATGCCCAAGGAGATCTTCGAGTTCGGTCCGCGCGCCTCCTGGGAGGAGCGCTGGATCGGCTCGGTCGACGCGGACCACCTGGAGGACATCACCCGGCGCAAGATGGGCATCAAGACCGCCTGGGCCCCCTACGTCATCATCGCGGTCCTGCTGCTGGCGACCCGCCTGATCGAGCCCCTCACGAACGCGCTGCGGGCGGACGCCCCCTGGGTCACGATCCCCGTCGAGAACATCCTCGGCACCGGCATCTCGACGAACTGGCAGTGGATCTACAGCCCGGGCACCGTCTTCATCGTCACCGTCCTCATCACCTACGCCCTGCACCGGATGAACGGCGATCAGATCCGGCGGACCTGGACGGTCGCGGGCAAGCAGATCCTCGGCACCGCGGTGGCCCTGCTCTTCGCCCTGCCGCTCGTGCGCATCCTCATCCGCTCCGGCCCGGAATTCACGGAGTCCACCCTGGCGTCCATGCCGGTCACCCTGGCCGAGGGCGCGGCGGCGGTCGCCGGGGCGAACTGGCCGCTCCTCAGCCCCTGGATCGGCGCGCTGGGTGCCTTCGTCGCCGGGTCCAACACGGTCTCCAACCTCACCTTCTCCCTCTTCCAGTTCTCCACCGGCACCGAGATCGGCGTGGCCCAGGAGACGGTCGTGGCGACCCAGGCAATCGGCGGTGCGGGTGGCAACCCCGTGGCGATCCACAACATCGTCGCCGCGTCGGCCACGGTCGGCCTGCTGGGACGTGAGGGTGACCTGATCCGCAAGACGGCGCTCATCACCGCCTACTACTGCCTGGTGGCGGGTGGTGTCGGCTACCTCATGATCTACGGCTTCACCCTCACCGGCATCGTGTATGCCGTGGTGGTGCTCGCACTGATCGTGGGGGTGGTGCTCTGGATGCTCAACCGGGAGAAGAGCCTGCCCCCCGTGGGTGCCTCCTCCCGCGGCTGA
- a CDS encoding 4Fe-4S dicluster domain-containing protein, with amino-acid sequence MSDTHKVELGMPAVRGERADVLAAPAFDAHHPPSPELLDDCVHCGFCLTTCPTYSLWGEEMDSPRGRIDLMRAGVEGAPLTTSMVEHFDACLGCMACVTACPSGVQYDRLLEQTRAQVERRVDRPAKDRALRTLIFSLFPYPARLRALRGPLRLAQRTGILGLVGRTGLVGRVSPELEVMQNLAPPLGPASPSPSAPPRSGPDGRWSGC; translated from the coding sequence ATGAGCGACACCCACAAGGTCGAGCTGGGCATGCCGGCCGTGCGCGGCGAGCGTGCCGACGTGCTGGCGGCACCGGCGTTCGACGCCCACCACCCGCCGAGCCCCGAGCTGCTCGACGACTGCGTGCACTGCGGCTTCTGCCTGACGACCTGTCCCACCTACAGCCTCTGGGGCGAGGAGATGGACTCCCCGCGCGGGCGGATCGACCTGATGCGGGCCGGCGTCGAGGGGGCGCCCCTGACGACCTCCATGGTCGAGCACTTCGACGCCTGCCTCGGCTGCATGGCGTGCGTGACCGCCTGCCCCTCGGGCGTGCAGTACGACCGGCTGCTGGAGCAGACCCGGGCCCAGGTCGAGCGACGCGTCGACCGGCCGGCCAAGGACCGCGCCCTGCGCACGCTCATCTTCTCCCTCTTCCCCTACCCCGCCCGGTTGCGGGCGCTGCGCGGCCCGCTGCGCCTGGCCCAACGGACCGGCATCCTCGGCCTGGTCGGCCGGACCGGGCTGGTGGGGCGGGTGAGCCCCGAGCTCGAGGTGATGCAGAACCTCGCGCCCCCGCTCGGACCCGCGTCTCCGTCCCCGAGCGCACCCCCGCGGTCGGGGCCCGACGGGCGGTGGTCGGGATGCTGA
- a CDS encoding (Fe-S)-binding protein: MLTGCVQREFFGDVNAATARVLAAEGCEVIAPARQGCCGALSVHTGREEEGQAFARRLIDTFEEAGVERVVVNSAGCGSTMKEYVHLLADDPEYADRARLFSERVADLSEILVELGPVAPRHPVTTGERQVVVAYHDACHLRHAQKVVSQPRQLLGAIPGVELREIPDAEICCGSAGVYNILHPEPATELGDRKAANILATGAELLVTANPGCLMQITQALERAGRSVPFVHTAVVLDASISGRPLV; the protein is encoded by the coding sequence ATGCTGACCGGCTGCGTGCAACGGGAGTTCTTCGGGGACGTGAACGCCGCCACGGCCCGCGTCCTGGCCGCCGAGGGGTGCGAGGTCATCGCCCCCGCCCGGCAGGGCTGCTGCGGCGCGCTGTCGGTGCACACCGGCCGGGAGGAGGAGGGGCAGGCGTTCGCGCGCCGGCTCATCGACACCTTCGAGGAGGCCGGCGTCGAGCGGGTCGTCGTCAACTCCGCCGGGTGCGGATCGACGATGAAGGAGTACGTCCACCTCCTCGCGGACGACCCGGAGTATGCCGACCGCGCCCGCCTCTTCTCCGAGCGCGTGGCCGACCTGTCGGAGATCCTCGTCGAGCTCGGCCCGGTCGCTCCCCGGCACCCGGTCACGACCGGGGAGCGGCAGGTCGTCGTCGCCTACCACGACGCCTGCCACCTGCGGCACGCCCAGAAGGTCGTCAGCCAGCCGCGGCAGCTGCTCGGTGCGATCCCGGGCGTGGAGCTGCGCGAGATCCCCGACGCGGAGATCTGCTGCGGGTCCGCCGGGGTCTACAACATCCTGCACCCGGAGCCGGCGACCGAGCTGGGCGACCGCAAGGCGGCCAACATCCTCGCCACCGGCGCCGAGCTGCTCGTCACGGCCAACCCCGGCTGCCTCATGCAGATCACGCAGGCGCTGGAGCGGGCCGGCCGGTCGGTCCCCTTCGTCCACACCGCCGTCGTCCTCGACGCGTCCATCTCGGGTCGGCCCCTGGTCTGA